One Roseimaritima multifibrata DNA window includes the following coding sequences:
- a CDS encoding bifunctional nuclease family protein gives MPVQMRLARIIISEISENQVIYLQEVDGDRQFPILIGIFEATNIDRRVQEGYQPPRPLTHDLIVSVAEELGAELESVIISDLHEHTYFAQLRLRKDGKQIEIDARPSDAIAIAVTFDPPLPIYVTEEVLEQAISAT, from the coding sequence ATGCCCGTGCAAATGCGACTGGCGCGGATCATTATCAGCGAGATCAGCGAAAACCAAGTGATCTATCTACAAGAAGTTGATGGTGATCGACAGTTTCCGATCCTGATCGGTATTTTTGAAGCCACCAATATCGATCGCCGCGTTCAAGAAGGTTACCAGCCGCCGCGTCCCTTAACGCACGACCTGATCGTTAGCGTCGCCGAAGAATTGGGCGCTGAACTAGAAAGCGTGATCATCAGCGACCTGCATGAACACACTTACTTCGCGCAGCTAAGGCTTCGCAAAGATGGCAAACAAATCGAAATCGATGCCCGCCCCAGTGACGCAATCGCCATCGCTGTCACCTTTGATCCGCCATTGCCGATCTACGTCACCGAAGAAGTACTCGAGCAGGCAATCAGCGCAACCTAA